CAGGACTGGGAGTCAACCGTGCATCTAACCCCTAATCATCGCATTGCCCTATTACTACACGACGGTTTGCAAAACGCACGCGGCAAAACTGGGATTTCCATGCTGCGCTACAGCGAGATCCCAATCGTAGCGGTGATCGATGCGGAATCGGTGGGGCAATCCGTTGAAGCCTTGACGGGCATTCCCCGACCAGTTCCGATTGTGGCCTCGGTTGCGGATGCCCTTGCCTACGAACCGAACGTTCTCGCTATTGGTATTGCCCCCTCTGGAGGAGCGTTGCCCGATCCCTGGTGGCAAGAGGTGAAAATGGCTGTTGCATCGGGACTTTCGGTGGTGAACGGACTGCATACGCCAATGGCGAAGGATCCCGACCTGCGATCGCTCCTCCGAGAGAATCAGTGGATTTGGGATGTGCGCCAAGAACCGAAAGGGTTAGGCGTCGGTAGCGGTAAGGCGCGAGAATTGCCCTGTTTGCGAGTACTGGCGGTGGGAACCGATATGTCCGTGGGCAAGATGTCTACCGGGCTTGAACTTTACAGCGCAGCGCAGCGGCGAGGGCTGAAGGCAACGTTCCTAGCCACGGGACAAACCGGACTCATGCTGGGGCATCCGGGTATTCCGCTGGATGCAGTGCGGATCGATTTTGCCTCTGGTGCGGTTGAAAAAATTCTGATGGAAAACAGTGAGGGGCAGGACATGGTGTTTGTGGAGGGACAGGGTTCCTTCATGAATCCGGCCTCGACAGCGACGCTGCCCTTGATGCGGGGGAGTCAGCCGACCCATTTGATCCTGGTGCATCGAGCCGGACAGACCCATATTTACAACTTTGACCATGTGCCGATCCCGCCGTTGCCTGAGGTGATTCAGGTCTATGAAACTGTAGCTACGGCAGGAGGTTCCTTTGCGCCTGCACCTGTGGCGGGGATCGCTCTGAATACCTTTGGATTATCGGAGGCAGCGGCCAAAGAGGCGATCGCCCAAGTCGAAGCTGAAACCGGGCTGCCCTGTACAGATGCCATCCGGTTTGGTGCCGATCCATTACTGGATGCAATTCTCAAATCAAAAAATACTTAATCGAAAAAATTTCCTTCTCCGAATCCAAAGTTATCCTCGACCCGCACAGATAGCGCAGTGCTCCACGGCTCCATATCTTGGAGGATCAGGTCAGCAGATGCAAAACCGTCTAGCTCAGATCGAATGGGCGATTATCGCTTCTTGCCTTAATCCTTCAGATATCTAGCGACTTCACAGGGCAGCACTTTAGAATTCCTGTAAACCCCACTGGAGAACCGGGGTATACTAAACCTATGGCAACTTTGCCAGCTTACTCACCCCATTTGATTCCTATTGCTTGTGGAACTCTCGTGCAAAACCGAATACGCCCTGTTAGCGCTTCTTGAACTCGCCACCCATCACAGCAGCGGTACACCCCAGCAAATTCGTCAGATTGCTGCTGACCAAAATATTCCGGATCGCTATCTGGAGCAATTGCTCGCAACCCTTCGTCGGGCGGGAATTGTGCGCAGTCAGCGTGGCGCGAAGGGTGGTTATTTGCTGGCTCGCGATCCCTGGAAGATTACCCTCTGGGAGGTGGTTTGCTGTATCGAAGGTCTAGACACCCAAAAACCGAGTTCTAAGGTGCAGCCCAAGACAGCGGAGAGTCAGGTTATTCACGATGTCTGGCAAGCCTCTCGTCAAGCGGCGGAATCCGTTCTCCATCAACATACGTTACAAGACCTTGCAGAGAAACGAGATGCGCGCCGTCAGGTGAATATCATGTACTACATTTAATAGGAAATTAATGGCGATCGCCCAATCTAGGGCAGTATGCTCGGAACACTACGTCCAAAGACCCGATCACGAATCCTCTAATTAATCACTCCTCCTATGCGAATTGCTCAAAATATTACGAAACTCATTGGTCGGACACCGATGGTTCAACTCAATCGCATTCCTCAATCGGAGGGGTGCGTTGCCCAGATTGTCGTGAAGCTTGAAGGCATGAATCCCT
Above is a genomic segment from Synechococcales cyanobacterium T60_A2020_003 containing:
- a CDS encoding DUF1611 domain-containing protein, which codes for MLRYSEIPIVAVIDAESVGQSVEALTGIPRPVPIVASVADALAYEPNVLAIGIAPSGGALPDPWWQEVKMAVASGLSVVNGLHTPMAKDPDLRSLLRENQWIWDVRQEPKGLGVGSGKARELPCLRVLAVGTDMSVGKMSTGLELYSAAQRRGLKATFLATGQTGLMLGHPGIPLDAVRIDFASGAVEKILMENSEGQDMVFVEGQGSFMNPASTATLPLMRGSQPTHLILVHRAGQTHIYNFDHVPIPPLPEVIQVYETVATAGGSFAPAPVAGIALNTFGLSEAAAKEAIAQVEAETGLPCTDAIRFGADPLLDAILKSKNT
- a CDS encoding Rrf2 family transcriptional regulator, whose amino-acid sequence is MELSCKTEYALLALLELATHHSSGTPQQIRQIAADQNIPDRYLEQLLATLRRAGIVRSQRGAKGGYLLARDPWKITLWEVVCCIEGLDTQKPSSKVQPKTAESQVIHDVWQASRQAAESVLHQHTLQDLAEKRDARRQVNIMYYI